From Tepidimicrobium xylanilyticum:
CTATCGTTAGTTTAAATCCAATTATGGTAGATGGAACGGGAATGTGCGGTGCTTGTAGAGTAACCGTTGGCAATGAAACTAAATTTGCATGTGTAGATGGACCAGAATTTGATGGACACCTTGTAGATTTCGATGAAGCATTAAAGAGATTAGCCCAATATAGGGAAGAAGAATTAGAATTGGCAAAACGCGGTGAAGAAAAAACCTGCACATGCCAACATGGAGGTGCTAATTAATGGATAGATTTAAAAGAGTTCCTATTTCAGTACAAGATCCGAAGGAAAGAATTACAAACTTTGATGAAGTTTGTTTAGGATATACGGAAGAAGAAGCGATGGCTGAAGCAAAAAGATGTTTGAATTGCAAACATCATCCTTGTGTAGGCAATTGTCCAGTAAATATCCATATACCCAGATTTATTAAACATATTGCAGAAGGTGAATTTGAAGAGGCTGCTCATGTACTTGCAGAACAAACAGCTTTGCCTGCAGTTTGTGGAAGGGTTTGTCCTCAGGAAGAACAATGTGAGAAAGTATGTGTTCTAGGAATCAAGGGAGAACCAGTCTCCATAGGAAAACTTGAAAGATTTGCCGCTGATTGGGCAAGGCAGCATAACATCAATCTAGCAAAGACTAAGGAAAAGAATGGATTTAAAGTAGCAGTTGTAGGTTCAGGGCCTGCAGGAATTACATGTGCTGGAGATTTGGCAAAGGAAGGCTACGATGTAACCATATTTGAGGCTTTACATGAGCCAGGTGGAGTATTAGTATATGGGATTCCAGAATTTAGACTTCCAAAAGAAACGGTAGTAAAACCAGAAATTGAGAATTTAAAGAAATTAGGAGTAAAAATCGAGACTAATGTAATAGTGGGTAGAACTGTTACCATTGATTCCCTTTTAAACGAAGAGGGATTCCATGCTGTCTTTATAGGTTCAGGAGCAGGACTCCCTAAGTTTATGGGAATAGCTGGAGAAAATCTAAATGGAGTATTTTCTGCTAATGAATTCCTAACTAGAAATAATCTAATGAAAGCTTTTAGAGAAGATTATGATACTCCAATTAAGGTTGGCAGCAGAGTAGCGGTTATTGGTGGTGGAAATGTTGCTATGGATGCTGCAAGAACTGCACTTAGACTTGGTGCAGAAGTTTGGATAGTTTATAGAAGAACAGAAAAAGAATTACCAGCTAGGGTAGAAGAAGTTCACCATGCTAAAGAAGAAGGAATTAAATTTGAGTTCTTAACTAATCCTATTGAAATTATTGGAAATGAAGATGGATGGGTAAAAAGCATCAGATGTCAAAGGATGGAACTAGGCGAACCTGATGAATCGGGTAGAAGAAGACCAGTACCTATTATAGGATCCGAATTCGAAATTGAAGTCGATACTGTCATAATGGCTTTAGGTACATCACCAAATCCACTTATTCCTGCAACTACATCTGGATTAGATATAAATAATAAAAAATGTATTGTAGTTGATGAAAATGGACAAACCTCAAGAGAGGGAGTTTTCGCTGGTGGTGATGTTGTAACTGGCTCTGCAACTGTAATACTTGCAATGGGAGCAGGTAAAAAAGCAGCTAAAGGCATCGATAAATATATAAAAGAAAAGTATGGTGAAAAAGCTGAGGCTTAAAGAAACAGTTTTAACTGTTGGCATATAGTCAGCAAAAACAGCATGGTTGAATGACCATGCTGTTTTTTTGCAAAATAATTAAATATCATTATTATTCGAAAGTCCCTTTCTGATGGATTTGTGGTATTAGGATAGTGAAAGTTGTTTATTATGTGATATAATTATAGAAATTGAAATGTATATAATAATCATAGTGAGCAGTGGGACATATTTCTTAAATTTTGAATTTAAATTGCATATTATCTGGTAAAATAATTTATTATTAAGACGAATGTCCTTAATGAAATCGTTTTATTCGAGTATAATAAAGAGGAGGACAACTAATGGATATTATAGAGATTATTGAGTCCGATGCTTCTATAAAGGATATGTTAATGAATTGTCCTTATGATATCCTGAAGAGATGGGAAAGAAAGGATTATAAAAAGGGAGAGGTAATCTGTCATCAGGATGTAATCTATGATTATTTTTATATAATAATTGATGGTTATGTGAATATATGTAGAACTGCAGAAAATGGTAGAAAGTACTCACAATCCATATATAAAAAGGGCAATTATTTTGGAGAACTAGAAATATTTGATAGGAAGCCTTATATATGCTGCGTAGAAGCTTTAACTGATACTAAAACAATAAGGATAAAGCGAGATTATTTTTTACAATGGATAAGTTCCGACCTACATTTCTCCTTATATATTACAAAAACCTTATGTGATAGCTTTTATAAATTGTCAAAATTAGCAGGGGAAAATACCTTGTATTCTCTAAAATATAGAATCTGTAATTATCTATTATATGAAGTAGATTCCAATGATAAAGGTTATTCTTTAGAAGTGAAAATAAATAAAGAGCAGTTAAGTGAGCAGTTTGCTGTAACTTCAAGAAGTATTAATAGGGTTTTGCAGTATTTAAAAGAAAAAGAGCTTATAGAAGTTTCAAATAACTCTATATTAATTACAGATATTGAAGGATTAAAAGAAGAGGAGAGGATGAGTAGAGAAGAATAGCTTAGTTTATAATGTTTTAAACTTTATATAAAAATCTGTTTTATGCAGAATATTAAATAATAAAATGTAAGGGGGAAACAAATATGAAAAGAGGAATTGCGCTGATTTTGGCTTTAGTTTTTGTCTTTGCAGTACTTTTAACTGGATGTACCAGTGAAGAAACACCAGTTGATGAAGGGTCAAATCTAAAGGTTGGCTTAGTGTTAGCTGGTGGGCTAGGAGATCGTTCCTTCTATGATTCAGCTTATGAAGGGGTAGAAATGGCTAAAGAAGAGTTAGGTATAGAGTATAAGGTATATGAATGTAGAAATGACCCATCACTTTATAGCGATCAATTAGTACAAGCATCAGAATATGCGGATATAGTAGCGATAGTAGGGCATGAATTCTTTGACTTGTCACAAAAAATACCATCTGAGTTTCCAGATGTACATTATATCTATGTAGACAATGCAATTGAAGGAATTGATAATCTAATAACTATCAGCTATATGGAAAATGAAGGCTCATTCTTAGCTGGTGCTTTGGCTGCAATGCTAACTACTGAGACATCTATAGAAGGTATTGATGAAGAAAAAATAATAGGTATGGTTGGCGGGCTCGATATACCAGTTATAAGGAATTTCTATGTTGGATATGAAGCAGGAGCTAAGTATATAGATCCAGAAATAGATGTAAGGGTAATATATGCAGGAGACTTTGAAGACCCAGCTAAGGGTAAGGAAGCTGCAACAGCTCTTTATGCAGGTGGAGCAGATATAGTATTCCATGCAGCTGGTAAAACCGGTGAGGGAGTATTTGAAGCTGCTGAAGAATTAGGGAAATATGCTATAGGTGTAGATGCCGATCAACGCTATATAAATCCTGACCACATAGTTGCAAGCATGATTAAAAAAGTAGGACAATCCATATACGATACTATAATTGCTATCCAAAATGACCAAATAGAAAAAGGTAAAGTCATATTCTATGGACTAGACAAGGATGGTGTAGGGCTAGGATTTGGCACTGAGGATATGCCTCAATTTGCAACAGAAGAGATGAAGGCAAAAATAGAGGAAATAAAAGCAAAGATTATAAAAGGAGAAATAGAAGTACCAACTGCAAAGGAAGAAGAGAAGTAGATTTCTACTTCTCTATTTTTCCATAATTTTCGGTTTGAAAGAGGTGATAGAAGTGGCTGAAAAGCTAATAGAGTTGAGAAATATTTCTAAACAGTTTCCAGGAGTACTAGCAAATGACAATGTAAGCCTTGATATAGAAAAGGGCGAGATTCATGCAATTGTTGGAGAAAACGGAGCTGGAAAATCAACATTGATGAAGATATTGTATGGACTATATCAGCCAACTTATGGTGAAATATATATTAATGGAGAACCTGTAAAAATAAAAACTCCATTGGATGCTATAAATCTAGGTATAGGCATGGTTCATCAGCATTTCATGTTGGTGCCTTCCTTTACGGTGGCAGAAAATATAGTATTAGGAGTTGAGCCTAGAAAAAATAAGGTTTTTACAGATTATCATAAAGCAGTTAAAATAGCTGAAAAACTATCAGAGGAATATGGACTCAAAGTTGATCCCCATGCAAAGGTAGAATCCCTTTCTGTTGGGATTCAACAGCGTATTGAGATTTTAAAGGTATTGAACAAGGGTGCAGATATAATCATATTAGATGAGCCAACAGCAGTTTTGACTCCCCAGGAGACAGAGGAGTTGTTTAAAGTTATTAGAAGTTTGGTAGACAAACTAGGTAAAACTGTAATCATAATAACTCATAAGCTTCAAGAGGTATTAGATCTCTCTAATAGGGTAAGTGTCATGAGACAAGGAAGGATGGTAGGAACTTTAGAAACCAAAAATGCTAATGAGCAGATATTAGCAGAAATGATGGTAGGTAGGGAAGTTTTGTTTGAAGACCTAATGAGAAAAAACATATCTAAGAAGGAAGTACTAAAGGTTAAAAATATTAAAGCTAGGGACAACAGAGGACTTATAGCCTTAAAAGGTGTAAGCTTTAATCTTCATTCTGGAGAGATTTTAGGTATAGCTGGAGTAGAGGGCAATGGCCAATCAGAGTTATTAGAAGTATTGACGGGTTTAAGGTTGGCTGAAGAAGGTTCAATTTTGGTAAACGGAGTTGAAGCTATAAATAAGCAGCCGCTGGAAATAAGAGAACTTGGTATATCCCATATACCTGAAGATAGATTATCAACAGGTCTTTCAAGGGAAGCTACTCTAACTGAAAATATGATTTTAGGTTTTCACAGGAAGGAACCCTATGCTATAAAGGGAATCCACTTAAATAGGAAAAAAATCAGGGAGAGGGCAGATAGGTTAATCAAAGAATACGACATAAGGACTCCATCCCAAGATGTGATAGCAGATAATCTTTCTGGTGGGAATATGCAAAAGATGGTTATTGCAAGGGAATTCTCTTTTGATTCTGAAATACTTATAATAGCTCAACCTACCAGAGGAGTGGATATAGGTGCTATCGAGTTCATTCATAAGGAAATTATTAATAAGAGAAATGAAGGTGCTGCAATACTGTTAGTTTCTGCAGATTTAGATGAGATTTTCAGATTATCTGACAGGATAATTACCCTTTATGAGGGTGAGATTACAGGGGAATTTTTAAGGGATGAAATAACGAAGAATGAAATAGGCTTATATATGACTGGGAAAAGAAGGCTCTAGGGTAAGGAGGTATATGATATGAAGAATAAGAAAAATACAGAGTATCTAATTTCATTATTTCTATCAATATTAGCTTCTCTCGTAATTGGAGCATTTATAATGATGGCTAATGGCAGACATCCTATAGTAGGCTATATATCACTGATCAATGGTGCTTTTGGTTCAAAGTATAATATAGCAACGACTTTAGCTAAAACGGTGCCTTTAATTCTGACAGGTTTTGCTACAAGTATATCTTTTAGAAGTGGTATTTTTAACATTGGAGGAGAAGGACAGCTATATTTGGGAGCTTTTGGTGCAGCCCTTGTAGGTATTACCTTTGTGAATTTACCAAGTATAATAGGCATACCTTTTGCTATTTTAATTAGTGCTATAACTGGAGGAATTTATGCGTTACTTCCTGCCATATTGAAGGTTAAATATAATATAGATGAAGTGATTGTAACCATAATGCTAAATACGGTTGCGGTTCTATTAACTGGGTATTTAGTAAACTATCCCTTTGCTTCAGAAGTAGGTAAGCTAGGTGCTACTGAGGTTATAGCAGACACTTATCAATTATCTCGATTAGTTAGACTATCAACATTGAATACTAGTATCTTTCATGTTATTGTAATTGGAATCATAATGTACTATCTTTTAGAGAGAACATCCATAGGATATGAAATTAAAATGGTAGGGCAGAATGTGAATTTTTCCAAATATGGTGGAATCAATGTAAAGAAAAGAATGATATTTGCCATGGTAGTATCTGGCGCCCTATGTGGAATAGCAGGAGCCTTTGAAGTATTAGGTGTTCACTATAGATTCTTACAGCATATATCACCAGGGTATGCTTGGGATGGTATGTTAATTGCTCTGATAATTAAGAACAATCCTATTGGAGTAGTTTTGATGTCCATATTCTTTGGAGCTTTGAAAACTGGTTCTATTTCTATGGAAAATGCAACGGGAATTCCATCAGAACTAATTTCTGTTATACAATCTATAATCATACTATTTATAGCAGGAGAAGCTGGATTTAAAGCTAAGATTCAAAGTTATTTTGCAAATAGAGGAAAAAGAAAAAAGGCAGGTGAGGAGAATGTTTAAGGAAATAATAAATCTTACATTGCTCCAACATACGATAAGGACAGCTACTCCCTTAATATTGGCGTCATTAGGAGGTTTGTTGACCCAACATGCGGGGATATTGAATATTGGTATGGAGGGTATGATTTTACTTGGAGCCTTTTTTGGAGTTGTCGGTAGCTACTTTTTTGGCTCATCTTTAGCTGGAGTTCTTTTAGCAGTAGGTGTTGGAGTGCTTATAGGCCTTTTATTTGCCTATTTTGTAATAGATTTGAAATCTGATGAATTCATAATAGGCATTGCTATAAATATGCTTGCAGGAGGTTTAACAGTATTTTTACTTAGAAGTATATTTGGAGTTAAAGGAGCATTTTCTTCACCAGATATAGTACCACTTCCTAGATCCAATTTAAGTTTTCTAGGAGGTATTCCAATTTTAGATACCATATTTAACAACCATACTGTCTTTGTGTACGTAAGTTGGATACTAGTTGTATTGGTATATATGTATTTATATAAAACGCCTCACGGAATATGGTTAAGGGCATCAGGAGAATTTCCTGAAGCTTTAGAAACTGCGGGGATTAATCCAAGAAAGATGAAGTACTTAAGTTCTATACTTTGTGGAATTTTCTGTGGATTTGCAGGAGTTCACTTATCCCTAGGATATTTGACTTTATTTACAGAGAATATGAGTGCCAATAGAGGGTTTATAGCTATGGCAGCTATTATATTTGGAAGAGCACATCCTGTAAAAACTTTAATTGCAGCGTTTATGTTTGGATTCTTTGATGCTTTAGGTATAAGACTACAGGTAGTAGGTATACCATCTCAGTTTACACAGATGATACCTTATTTAGGAACCATAATAGTACTATTTATAGTAGCTAAAAACCATCTTAGGAAAAAGAAAAAGGTTTTAGAAGGAGAGTCATACAATGAATAGGGAATATGATGTAATTATACTAGGTGGAGGAGTAGCAGGTATTTATGCTGCTAAGGCTCTAATTAAAGGTGGTAAGACTATAGCACTAATAGAAAGGGATTGTTTAGGTGGTGTGGCACTTAGATGGGGAGCTTTGCCTGTTAAAAGAGTACTTGATTATTTTAAAGAGAATTCAGGAGATGTTGATAAACTACTTGATGGTTGGGAAGATGATTTGGTTGAACTGAGTAGAATGATTGAAAAGAATATTTCATTTTTAGGTGCGGATGTCTATTATGGTGAAGGTGAATTTATAGATTCTCATAATGTAATAGTAGGGGAAAAGGTCTTGAAAGGCGAATATATAATAATTGCTACGGGAACGGAACCAGCTAGTATTGACGGTATAACCATTGATGGAGAGATGATAATTACTCATAAGGAAGCCATAACTTTAAAGAACATTCCTAAGAGTATAATTATACTTGGTGGAAATGTGGAAGGAATAGAATTTGCATTTCTTTATAGAGAACTAGGGATAGAGGTAGTACTTGTTGAAAAAGAAGATAAACTTTTGTTGGGTTATGATGATGATTTAGTAGAACCTATAGAAAAAAAACTATTAGAAAAAGGAGTTAAGATAATAAAGGGAAGAGCAGCAAATAAGGCCTATATTGAAGAGGGGAAAGTGAAAGTGGTTTTGGAAGATGGTTCTGTAATAAATGGTGAGAAGACATTGGTTACCTTTTTTAGGAAACCTAATTTTCCAAAAGGTATTGAAAAGCTAAATATAGGTTTAGATAAAGACAAGGTTCTTGTAGATAAGAATTTTAATACTAAAGAAGATAATATTTTTGCAATTGGAGACATAAATGGAATTATAGGATTAGGAAATGTAGCCATAAATCAAGGGCTACAGGTAGCAGAATATATACTGAGTAAAAGAGATATAAGTATAAAGTACGAATACCTTCCTAGAGCGGTATTTACCTTGCCTGAAATAGCAGGTATAGGCAAACAAGAAGAGGAATTAAAGGGAGTTAAGTATAAAGTTGGATACTGTAATTTAAAGGAAACCTGGAGAGGCTGGGCAAGGGGTATAGAAGAAGGTTTTATCAAGGTAATCGTAGACGAAAGGAAGAATATATTGGGAATATGGATGGTAGGGAACTTGGTGTCAGAATACATAGGTCTGCTCAGCCCTTTATTTAATAGAAACCTTACAATAGATGATATAAAAAGGAATTTAATTATCCATCCTACCTTGATGGAAGGAATTCTGGAAGCAGTACTGAATATTCAATGATGGAAGGTGATAGCATGCAACAACCACATATATTATTAAGACCAGGAGATGTATCTAAATATATTATACTTGCAGGAGATCCTGGTAGGATTTTGAGACTTGCTAATTTTTTAGATTCTTATGAGGAGTTAGCTTATAATAGAGAGTTTAGAACTATTAGAGGAAGCTATAAGGGAGTAGATATAACTGCTACATCAACGGGTATAGGAGCTCCTTCTGCTGCTATATGTATGGAGGAGCTAATAGCTTGCGGTGGAAAATACTTCATTAGAATAGGCAGTGGAGGTGCTGTACAGCCTTATATTAAACTTGGGGATTTAGTCATATCGACTGCAGCTGTTAGAGAAGATGGAACTTCAAGAATGTATGTTGAGGCAAGCTATCCTGCTGTTGCAGATTTAGAGTTGACAAAAGTGATTATAGATACTTGTAAGGAGTTAAGTTTTCCATATCATAGTGGACTTACAAGAAGCCATGATTCTTTTTATATTGACAATGAAAAGGAGATAGTGGATTATTGGAATAAGAAAAATATACTATCTTCAGATATGGAAACAGCTATAGTTTTTACCTTAGCTCAGTTAAGGGCAGTTAAGGCAGCAAGCATATTGAATACTGTAGTAGAGTTTGATGATGATGTAAAAAGTGGAATTGAAGGTTATGTAAATAAAGAAGCTAGCACTATAGAAGGAGAGAAACGTGAAATAATGCTAGCATTAGAGTCAATATTTAGATTAGAAAAAATTAGCCTTAAAGGCTAATTTTTTCTAAGTTGAGTCTTCAAGGAATTTTTATCTTTTTATTTCATGTTTAATATTGAGTGCGAATTTTTTCGCTATTTCCTCTATATTTGGGACTTTATTAATTGCTCCTTTGTCATTAGCCACTGCCATTAAGGCAAAATAGGGTGGTAATCTAAAGGTTTTATTTATATTTAAACTGCTTATCAATTGTTTAGCTAGAGCATCTCCGCCAGAATGACCAGAAACGATTATAGAAAAAAGGGTTTTATCATAAAATTTAACCTTTCTAAATAGTGCTGTTAATCGGTTTATCACTGCCACAAGATTGGCAGTAATCATATCATTATAATTAGGACAAATGAATACGAGGCAATCGGTTTCCAATATGGCAGGGTAAACTTCTGTTACCACAACTCCTCCATAGAAACACTTAGCCTGTTCTCCATAGTGCTTACAGGTTTTATAAGGACAACCTATGCAGTCTACAATTGTACCATTTTGAATGTTGACTTCTGTTATGTCCATTCCATTTAAATTTTCTTTCACTATATCCCATAGGGTTAATGTGTTAGAATATTTTCTATTACTAGAATGGAGTACAAGAATTTTAGGATTTTCTATTCTCTTTATTTCATCTTGAATAAACCTTTTCCCCAATTCTTCACATAAGAATAAACAGACTTCTTCTAAAGATAGATTATACACTTTTATTAATGGGATGAAATTGTCCAAATTTCCTGTAGCTTCTACCATAGGTCTACCGGGGAATCTGCAACCTAATAAATTGGATTTAAATATTATGGATTGGGCTTCAGTCTTTGTAAAGTGCTGGTATCTGCTGTGTATTAATACAATTCCTTCGGAACCAAGCAAAGAATCGTATCCCCTTTGGAACAATTTTTGGAAAAAAATATTTAGGTTATTACTGACTCCGGTTATAGGTAATTCTATAGCAAATATAAGCCTTGCATTTTTTAAGTCTGGTAAGGTCTCATAATCTGTCAAAATACTATAATCGATATCTTTGGTAGTTTTTTCAATCATCTTTTCTAAAAGGGAAGAAGGCTTTTCAGGTAATATCAAATAATATTTCTTCATATTATACTCACTAACCTTTCATAGGTCTTTTCTATCTTTTCGAATAATTTGGAAGGAAGATTAAGCTGTTCAATTTCTATCTTGTTATTTCTAAGCCTACACTTGGTACCCATATATGCTCTACCCATATAGGTAGCCCCATAAAACCAATCTCCTTTAATAGTAGAAATTATGGATAGAGCACCTGAAGAAAGACTGGGAGCGACATAGGGTTTAAATCCCAACTTTCTAATCTCCTTATTGGCATTTATAGTTTTATTGGTTAAGTATTCAGAAATATCTTCATCATAGTTTTCTATACTATCTGCTACGATTAATCCTTTTCCATGGGGACCGAATACTCTACCTTCTTTTAAAAAATGGATTGTTTTTTTAGATTTTTTGGCATAAAAACTTGCTCTGCTATTCATAACTCCAAGCCCATAGCCTATGATTTGATCTGAAGCTAACCCTTTAAAATCATATTTACCTTCTTCATCCTTATTGCTCTCTAAAAAAGCTACTTTACATAATAGGTCTACTGGGTCTGACACAACAGCAAATATTCCTTTAAATCCTTCATTTCTTGCTAATGTTGCATATTCCTTTATTATTTCAGAATTAGATTCAAATTGAACCATTCTTACATCCTCCACTTGGCTGCCTACAGGAGGTACCCCTTTAGAGGCACAGAAAACGAACATATCGCAGTCGAACAGCTGATCTTTATTCAATGGAAAAACTGCCGGGAAGGATTCTTCATCGAAGGCTTTTACTATTTGGTTAATTTCGTATTCCCATCGTTTTAGCCTGTTGAAATTTCTATCATAGATTCCTATTTCTTTAATACAATCCTTACCCAATAACCTTAAACCGATCAAAAGAGTGCTACCTACATCCCCTAAAGCTAATAAGTTTATCTTCCACTTCGATTTGTTTCCTTTCTCTAACTCCATTTTCCAATTAGGATACTGGGTATTAATTGAAATAACTAATCCTTTATTTATCTTATCTATTAACCAAGAGGGAATTGAATTGGAATAGTCCTTATTATCCAAAAGGAGTAAATCAACCCCCTCTTTTTTTAAGAATAACAAGGATGGATGACTTATTAAGAAACTTCTTCTGGATTCAAATGGGTTTAATCTATTTAGAAAATAGAGACTTCCTTCATATGTTATAATCTCTTTTTCCGAAATCCTCTCAAACTCATCGTATTCTAAAAAGGAGAATAAGTATTTGCCATTATGTTTGTAATAATTGATCATATCCATTTACCCCCTTATAATGCTTATTTGTAAACTAAATTTTCTATCCTTTTAAGATGTTCTAAATCCGCTTCTAAACAAGCGGAAGGTTTTAAAGTACGAATATGTTCAGTACTGGGGTATATATCTGGCTTTCTAGGAGAGACTAGTATTTCTCCTAAATTTTTTACTATTAAATTTTTTTCGTGAATATCCTGATATACTCTTTCAATAGTTTTAAAAATTTCTGTTGCGTTTTTTAGACAAGTTTCAGATAAATTATAGATATTTATAGTTGGAGTATTTTTAATGAAACTGGGTGAAACGTAAGGAAGTATTAAATTAACGCTAGGTATTAGATAATCCTGAAATCCTTCTTTTTCTACCATATCTCCACCTATAAAAGGATATAAATCGCTTTCATTAAACCAAAGTTTTAAATTGGGAACGAAATAGGCACAGTCTACAGGTATATCTTTTACCTTTCCTACCTCTTGGCCTCTACCCGTTAGAATTCCAACTATTATCTTCTTTATGCTAATATTAGCTTCCTTCAACAAAGGCACAATTACATTTAACCTATAGCCTTTATGGAGTAAGTCATCTACTAAAATCACTGGTCTATCGAAGGATTTTATCACTTTTGTCTGTTCTCTTAGGCTTAAATAATTAGGGTAA
This genomic window contains:
- a CDS encoding BMP family lipoprotein; protein product: MKRGIALILALVFVFAVLLTGCTSEETPVDEGSNLKVGLVLAGGLGDRSFYDSAYEGVEMAKEELGIEYKVYECRNDPSLYSDQLVQASEYADIVAIVGHEFFDLSQKIPSEFPDVHYIYVDNAIEGIDNLITISYMENEGSFLAGALAAMLTTETSIEGIDEEKIIGMVGGLDIPVIRNFYVGYEAGAKYIDPEIDVRVIYAGDFEDPAKGKEAATALYAGGADIVFHAAGKTGEGVFEAAEELGKYAIGVDADQRYINPDHIVASMIKKVGQSIYDTIIAIQNDQIEKGKVIFYGLDKDGVGLGFGTEDMPQFATEEMKAKIEEIKAKIIKGEIEVPTAKEEEK
- a CDS encoding flavodoxin family protein gives rise to the protein MKKYYLILPEKPSSLLEKMIEKTTKDIDYSILTDYETLPDLKNARLIFAIELPITGVSNNLNIFFQKLFQRGYDSLLGSEGIVLIHSRYQHFTKTEAQSIIFKSNLLGCRFPGRPMVEATGNLDNFIPLIKVYNLSLEEVCLFLCEELGKRFIQDEIKRIENPKILVLHSSNRKYSNTLTLWDIVKENLNGMDITEVNIQNGTIVDCIGCPYKTCKHYGEQAKCFYGGVVVTEVYPAILETDCLVFICPNYNDMITANLVAVINRLTALFRKVKFYDKTLFSIIVSGHSGGDALAKQLISSLNINKTFRLPPYFALMAVANDKGAINKVPNIEEIAKKFALNIKHEIKR
- a CDS encoding dihydrolipoyl dehydrogenase family protein; translation: MNREYDVIILGGGVAGIYAAKALIKGGKTIALIERDCLGGVALRWGALPVKRVLDYFKENSGDVDKLLDGWEDDLVELSRMIEKNISFLGADVYYGEGEFIDSHNVIVGEKVLKGEYIIIATGTEPASIDGITIDGEMIITHKEAITLKNIPKSIIILGGNVEGIEFAFLYRELGIEVVLVEKEDKLLLGYDDDLVEPIEKKLLEKGVKIIKGRAANKAYIEEGKVKVVLEDGSVINGEKTLVTFFRKPNFPKGIEKLNIGLDKDKVLVDKNFNTKEDNIFAIGDINGIIGLGNVAINQGLQVAEYILSKRDISIKYEYLPRAVFTLPEIAGIGKQEEELKGVKYKVGYCNLKETWRGWARGIEEGFIKVIVDERKNILGIWMVGNLVSEYIGLLSPLFNRNLTIDDIKRNLIIHPTLMEGILEAVLNIQ
- a CDS encoding ABC transporter permease — encoded protein: MFKEIINLTLLQHTIRTATPLILASLGGLLTQHAGILNIGMEGMILLGAFFGVVGSYFFGSSLAGVLLAVGVGVLIGLLFAYFVIDLKSDEFIIGIAINMLAGGLTVFLLRSIFGVKGAFSSPDIVPLPRSNLSFLGGIPILDTIFNNHTVFVYVSWILVVLVYMYLYKTPHGIWLRASGEFPEALETAGINPRKMKYLSSILCGIFCGFAGVHLSLGYLTLFTENMSANRGFIAMAAIIFGRAHPVKTLIAAFMFGFFDALGIRLQVVGIPSQFTQMIPYLGTIIVLFIVAKNHLRKKKKVLEGESYNE
- a CDS encoding ABC transporter permease, translating into MKNKKNTEYLISLFLSILASLVIGAFIMMANGRHPIVGYISLINGAFGSKYNIATTLAKTVPLILTGFATSISFRSGIFNIGGEGQLYLGAFGAALVGITFVNLPSIIGIPFAILISAITGGIYALLPAILKVKYNIDEVIVTIMLNTVAVLLTGYLVNYPFASEVGKLGATEVIADTYQLSRLVRLSTLNTSIFHVIVIGIIMYYLLERTSIGYEIKMVGQNVNFSKYGGINVKKRMIFAMVVSGALCGIAGAFEVLGVHYRFLQHISPGYAWDGMLIALIIKNNPIGVVLMSIFFGALKTGSISMENATGIPSELISVIQSIIILFIAGEAGFKAKIQSYFANRGKRKKAGEENV
- a CDS encoding ABC transporter ATP-binding protein yields the protein MAEKLIELRNISKQFPGVLANDNVSLDIEKGEIHAIVGENGAGKSTLMKILYGLYQPTYGEIYINGEPVKIKTPLDAINLGIGMVHQHFMLVPSFTVAENIVLGVEPRKNKVFTDYHKAVKIAEKLSEEYGLKVDPHAKVESLSVGIQQRIEILKVLNKGADIIILDEPTAVLTPQETEELFKVIRSLVDKLGKTVIIITHKLQEVLDLSNRVSVMRQGRMVGTLETKNANEQILAEMMVGREVLFEDLMRKNISKKEVLKVKNIKARDNRGLIALKGVSFNLHSGEILGIAGVEGNGQSELLEVLTGLRLAEEGSILVNGVEAINKQPLEIRELGISHIPEDRLSTGLSREATLTENMILGFHRKEPYAIKGIHLNRKKIRERADRLIKEYDIRTPSQDVIADNLSGGNMQKMVIAREFSFDSEILIIAQPTRGVDIGAIEFIHKEIINKRNEGAAILLVSADLDEIFRLSDRIITLYEGEITGEFLRDEITKNEIGLYMTGKRRL
- a CDS encoding nucleoside phosphorylase — protein: MQQPHILLRPGDVSKYIILAGDPGRILRLANFLDSYEELAYNREFRTIRGSYKGVDITATSTGIGAPSAAICMEELIACGGKYFIRIGSGGAVQPYIKLGDLVISTAAVREDGTSRMYVEASYPAVADLELTKVIIDTCKELSFPYHSGLTRSHDSFYIDNEKEIVDYWNKKNILSSDMETAIVFTLAQLRAVKAASILNTVVEFDDDVKSGIEGYVNKEASTIEGEKREIMLALESIFRLEKISLKG
- a CDS encoding lactate dehydrogenase encodes the protein MINYYKHNGKYLFSFLEYDEFERISEKEIITYEGSLYFLNRLNPFESRRSFLISHPSLLFLKKEGVDLLLLDNKDYSNSIPSWLIDKINKGLVISINTQYPNWKMELEKGNKSKWKINLLALGDVGSTLLIGLRLLGKDCIKEIGIYDRNFNRLKRWEYEINQIVKAFDEESFPAVFPLNKDQLFDCDMFVFCASKGVPPVGSQVEDVRMVQFESNSEIIKEYATLARNEGFKGIFAVVSDPVDLLCKVAFLESNKDEEGKYDFKGLASDQIIGYGLGVMNSRASFYAKKSKKTIHFLKEGRVFGPHGKGLIVADSIENYDEDISEYLTNKTINANKEIRKLGFKPYVAPSLSSGALSIISTIKGDWFYGATYMGRAYMGTKCRLRNNKIEIEQLNLPSKLFEKIEKTYERLVSII
- a CDS encoding Crp/Fnr family transcriptional regulator, which codes for MDIIEIIESDASIKDMLMNCPYDILKRWERKDYKKGEVICHQDVIYDYFYIIIDGYVNICRTAENGRKYSQSIYKKGNYFGELEIFDRKPYICCVEALTDTKTIRIKRDYFLQWISSDLHFSLYITKTLCDSFYKLSKLAGENTLYSLKYRICNYLLYEVDSNDKGYSLEVKINKEQLSEQFAVTSRSINRVLQYLKEKELIEVSNNSILITDIEGLKEEERMSREE